One Tamlana carrageenivorans genomic region harbors:
- a CDS encoding polysaccharide lyase family 7 protein, with protein sequence MKKLPYLFVLLLVSFLTFNCSSNTDDLDEVEQEETPTTPEEDTDPEDEKEPEEDKEPEEDYDNGELNPNLAPSENFDLSTWNLSVPINNGNGTALNISVATLNNGYKDGVYFYTAEDGGMVFKCPNKGFKTSANTSYTRVELREMLRGTNTGIPTQGVTKNNWVFGTAPEEDIKAAYGYDGEMTATLAVNHVTTTGKNSHIGRVIVGQIHANDDEPVRIYYRKLPNNELGSIYFAHEPTDGNGSEQWHELIGSRSNSASNPSDGIALNEKFSYKIHVEGDALTVTISREGKDDVSKTVDMKNSGFNVGGQYMYFKAGVYNQNNSGEDNDYVQATFYALEKSHTML encoded by the coding sequence ATGAAGAAATTACCCTACCTTTTTGTCTTACTTTTGGTTTCTTTTTTAACCTTTAATTGTAGTAGTAATACTGATGATTTAGATGAGGTAGAACAAGAAGAAACGCCAACAACTCCAGAAGAGGATACAGACCCAGAGGATGAAAAAGAACCAGAGGAAGACAAGGAACCAGAAGAGGATTACGATAATGGCGAGCTAAACCCGAACCTTGCACCTTCTGAAAATTTCGATTTATCGACCTGGAATTTAAGTGTTCCAATAAATAACGGAAATGGTACAGCACTAAATATTAGTGTGGCAACATTAAATAATGGTTATAAAGATGGTGTGTACTTTTACACTGCCGAAGATGGCGGCATGGTGTTTAAATGTCCGAATAAAGGTTTTAAAACGTCTGCAAATACGTCGTATACCCGTGTAGAACTTCGTGAAATGTTACGAGGTACAAACACAGGAATTCCTACACAAGGAGTTACTAAAAACAACTGGGTTTTTGGAACAGCACCTGAAGAAGATATTAAGGCGGCTTATGGTTATGATGGAGAAATGACCGCAACTTTAGCAGTAAACCATGTAACCACTACAGGAAAAAACAGCCATATTGGACGCGTAATTGTTGGTCAAATTCATGCTAACGACGATGAGCCTGTTCGTATTTATTATAGAAAATTACCTAATAACGAATTGGGTTCTATATATTTTGCCCACGAACCTACCGATGGAAATGGATCAGAACAATGGCATGAACTTATTGGATCTAGAAGTAATAGTGCTTCTAACCCCTCTGATGGTATTGCTTTAAATGAGAAATTTAGCTATAAAATTCACGTAGAAGGCGATGCTTTAACAGTAACTATTTCTAGAGAAGGTAAAGATGATGTATCTAAAACGGTAGATATGAAAAATAGCGGATTTAATGTGGGCGGACAGTACATGTATTTTAAAGCCGGTGTTTATAATCAGAATAATTCAGGTGAAGATAACGATTATGTACAAGCAACTTTTTATGCTTTAGAAAAATCCCATACCATGTTATAA
- a CDS encoding RrF2 family transcriptional regulator, whose product MLSKKTKYGLKALTFIARSEGDVPLQVAEIAKNEHIPQKFLESILLTLRKSGILGSKKGKHGGYYLRQPSEEVLMTDVMRVLEGPIAMVPCVSLNYYEKCDDCVDEETCSVNKLMLQVRDSTLNVFRNTTLADLSRPKD is encoded by the coding sequence ATGCTATCTAAAAAAACTAAATACGGATTAAAAGCGCTTACCTTTATAGCGCGAAGCGAAGGCGATGTGCCATTGCAAGTAGCCGAAATTGCTAAAAATGAGCATATTCCACAGAAATTTTTAGAAAGTATCCTATTAACACTCCGAAAATCGGGCATTTTAGGCTCTAAAAAAGGAAAGCATGGCGGTTATTATTTAAGACAGCCATCTGAAGAGGTTTTAATGACCGATGTAATGCGTGTTCTTGAAGGACCCATTGCTATGGTGCCCTGTGTAAGCTTGAACTACTACGAAAAGTGTGACGACTGTGTCGATGAAGAAACCTGCAGCGTAAATAAATTGATGCTTCAGGTACGTGATAGCACGCTTAATGTTTTTAGAAATACCACTTTAGCAGATTTATCTCGCCCAAAAGACTAA
- a CDS encoding DUF2061 domain-containing protein gives MIAQMLLKNKEKSTYKEDSASEKPLRSVVKSLSWRTIGTLDTILISWIVTGELTLAFSIGSIELVTKMVLYFFHERVWNSIKWGK, from the coding sequence ATGATTGCGCAAATGTTATTGAAAAATAAAGAAAAGTCTACGTATAAAGAAGATAGTGCAAGTGAAAAACCACTAAGAAGTGTTGTGAAATCACTAAGTTGGAGAACTATCGGTACTTTAGATACGATTTTAATTTCATGGATAGTAACCGGTGAATTAACTTTAGCGTTTTCGATAGGGTCTATCGAATTAGTAACAAAAATGGTGTTGTACTTTTTCCATGAAAGAGTGTGGAACTCGATAAAATGGGGGAAATAA
- a CDS encoding phosphoadenosine phosphosulfate reductase family protein, whose amino-acid sequence MFTEEQIEVLNHAFKDATPAEIIAKAYELNNEAVVTTNFRPYEAAILHVVSKVKPDVPVIWCDTGYNTPQTYKHAEQVIKDLNLNVFLYVPKQTSAHRDVVMGIPTVDQPEHALFTEQVKLEPFARAMAEHKPKVWFTNLRQGQTAFRNSIGIFSLSKDGVLKVSPFYFWSDEKLDAYLKENNLPNEFKYFDPTKALENRECGLHA is encoded by the coding sequence ATGTTTACAGAAGAGCAAATAGAGGTATTAAACCACGCATTTAAAGATGCTACACCAGCTGAAATTATTGCTAAAGCTTACGAGCTTAATAATGAGGCAGTGGTAACAACAAATTTTAGACCATACGAAGCTGCAATTTTACATGTCGTGAGTAAGGTTAAACCTGATGTACCAGTAATTTGGTGTGATACCGGTTATAATACACCTCAAACTTATAAGCATGCAGAGCAGGTTATAAAAGACTTAAACTTAAATGTGTTTTTATATGTGCCAAAACAAACATCGGCGCACCGCGATGTGGTTATGGGTATTCCAACCGTTGACCAGCCAGAGCACGCTTTATTTACAGAGCAAGTAAAGTTAGAGCCTTTTGCAAGAGCGATGGCAGAACACAAGCCTAAAGTTTGGTTTACTAATTTACGTCAAGGGCAAACAGCCTTCAGAAATAGTATTGGTATTTTTAGTCTGAGTAAAGATGGCGTTTTAAAAGTGAGTCCGTTTTACTTTTGGTCTGACGAAAAGTTAGATGCTTATTTAAAAGAAAATAACTTGCCAAACGAGTTTAAATATTTCGATCCCACAAAAGCATTAGAAAATAGAGAGTGTGGTTTACACGCTTAA
- the cysD gene encoding sulfate adenylyltransferase subunit CysD, with amino-acid sequence MDKQNTMKKDTSNINSLENEAIYIMREVAAQFEKPVLLFSGGKDSITLVRLAVKAFYPAKVPFPLMHIDTGHNFPETIEFRDRLCKELGLELIVRNVQDSIDEGKVKEESGRYASRNILQTTTLLDAIEEFKFDACIGGARRDEEKARAKERIFSVRDDFGQWDEKNQRPELFDMLNGDIEHGQNVRVFPISNWTELDVWSYIEKENIEIPSIYFAHKRKVFLRDGMIWSAEDEVVYRDDHEEVIEEMVRFRTVGDMSCTAAVLSEASTITKVVEEIRDSSISERGARIDDKRSEAAMEKRKQQGYF; translated from the coding sequence ATTGATAAACAGAATACGATGAAAAAAGACACATCAAATATAAACTCGCTAGAAAACGAAGCGATATATATTATGAGAGAAGTAGCAGCACAGTTTGAAAAGCCTGTGTTATTATTTTCAGGAGGAAAAGATTCTATTACATTAGTAAGATTGGCGGTAAAAGCCTTTTATCCTGCAAAAGTGCCATTTCCTTTAATGCATATCGACACAGGGCATAATTTCCCGGAAACTATCGAATTTAGAGACCGTTTGTGTAAAGAGCTAGGTTTAGAATTGATTGTAAGAAACGTGCAAGATTCTATTGATGAAGGCAAAGTAAAAGAAGAGTCTGGTAGATATGCAAGTAGAAACATACTACAAACTACAACCTTATTAGATGCTATCGAAGAGTTTAAGTTTGATGCTTGTATTGGTGGTGCACGTCGTGATGAAGAAAAAGCAAGAGCTAAAGAACGTATTTTTTCTGTTCGTGATGATTTCGGACAATGGGACGAAAAAAACCAACGTCCAGAGTTATTCGATATGTTAAATGGTGATATCGAGCATGGTCAAAATGTTCGTGTATTCCCAATTTCAAATTGGACAGAACTAGATGTTTGGTCGTATATCGAAAAGGAAAATATTGAAATTCCTTCAATCTATTTCGCTCACAAACGTAAAGTATTCTTAAGAGACGGTATGATTTGGTCTGCTGAAGATGAAGTAGTTTACAGAGATGACCATGAAGAGGTGATTGAAGAAATGGTGCGTTTTAGAACCGTAGGTGATATGAGTTGTACAGCAGCCGTTTTATCGGAAGCGTCTACCATTACCAAAGTTGTTGAGGAGATTAGAGATTCTTCAATTTCAGAACGTGGCGCTCGTATCGACGATAAAAGATCGGAAGCCGCTATGGAGAAACGTAAACAACAAGGGTATTTCTAG
- a CDS encoding sulfate adenylyltransferase subunit 1, which yields MEVLKIATAGSVDDGKSTLIGRILYDTKSLTTDKLEAIEKTSKQRGYDYLDFSLATDGLVAEREQGITIDVAHIYFSTKKKSYIIADTPGHVEYTRNMVTGASTSQASIILIDARKGVIEQTNRHFFINNLLRIKDVVVAINKMDLVDYSEEIYNKIKADFTELMSKRDYQDQKITFIPVSALKGDNVVNKTDKMPWYKGEALLEHLEQLDKADIFNVGTPRFPVQYVIRPKTEEFHDFRGYAGKVYGGNLSVGDDIVVLPSQTKSKIKDIYFYDEKYETASRRSSVTITLENDINVSRGDMIVKADDLPTIEKQFTANVCWMDATNLTAGGKYIVQHGVNKVLAKVDKINHKIHPDYSGIEEGATSLGVNDIASVTFKLNKPIFYDQFKNHRTNGSFILIDPQSNNTVAAGFIQ from the coding sequence ATGGAAGTATTAAAAATAGCAACAGCAGGAAGTGTAGATGATGGGAAAAGTACGTTAATCGGACGTATTCTTTACGATACAAAATCATTAACTACCGATAAATTAGAGGCTATCGAAAAAACAAGTAAGCAACGTGGATACGACTACTTAGATTTTTCTTTAGCTACCGATGGATTAGTTGCAGAAAGAGAACAAGGTATTACCATTGATGTGGCACATATCTATTTTTCAACTAAAAAGAAAAGTTACATCATCGCCGATACACCGGGTCACGTAGAATATACGCGTAACATGGTAACTGGTGCTTCAACATCGCAAGCGTCTATCATCTTAATTGATGCTAGAAAAGGGGTGATCGAGCAAACAAACCGTCACTTTTTTATCAATAACTTATTACGTATTAAAGACGTGGTAGTAGCGATAAACAAGATGGATTTAGTAGATTATTCTGAAGAAATTTATAATAAAATTAAAGCTGATTTCACTGAATTAATGAGCAAACGTGATTATCAAGATCAAAAAATTACGTTCATTCCAGTAAGTGCTTTAAAAGGAGATAATGTTGTAAATAAAACTGATAAAATGCCTTGGTATAAAGGTGAAGCTTTGTTGGAGCATTTAGAGCAATTGGATAAAGCCGATATCTTTAACGTAGGTACACCGCGTTTCCCAGTGCAGTATGTAATCCGTCCTAAAACTGAAGAATTTCACGATTTTAGAGGCTATGCCGGTAAAGTTTATGGTGGAAATTTAAGCGTTGGAGATGATATTGTGGTGCTTCCATCACAAACGAAATCGAAGATTAAAGATATTTATTTCTACGACGAAAAGTATGAAACAGCTTCAAGACGTTCTTCGGTAACCATTACTTTAGAGAACGATATTAATGTGAGCCGTGGCGATATGATTGTAAAAGCAGACGATCTTCCAACGATTGAAAAGCAATTTACAGCAAACGTTTGTTGGATGGATGCCACGAATTTAACAGCTGGTGGTAAGTACATTGTACAACACGGTGTTAATAAAGTATTAGCTAAGGTAGATAAGATTAACCATAAAATTCACCCAGATTATTCAGGGATTGAAGAAGGGGCTACCTCTTTAGGTGTAAATGATATTGCTTCGGTAACTTTTAAGTTAAATAAACCAATTTTTTACGACCAATTTAAAAACCACCGTACAAATGGGTCTTTTATTTTAATCGATCCACAAAGTAACAATACGGTAGCAGCAGGGTTTATTCAGTAA
- a CDS encoding HEPN domain-containing protein codes for MQTFRSEIENPIVEKDIIELARKIELFNNGKIDEEKFRSLRLARGVYGQRQEGVQMIRIKIPYGKLKSNQLRRISEVSDEYSRGRLHITTRQDIQIHYVDLNRTPELWAELEKDEVTVREACGNVVRNVTASETAGIDVNEPFDVSPYAEAIFKFFLRNPICQEMGRKFKVSFSSTDEDTGLSYLHDIGYIAKEKDGVRGFKVMVAGGLGSQPRHADVLYDFVETDKIIPIMEGILRVFDRYGERKSRAKARMKFLVKDIGLEAFRALIDEEQNAIEFKSVAIDADAYISSKPVSVEVPQVDIKDQAAFDLWKSTNLIPQKQEGYVAIGIKVLLGDFYTDKARLLADLIDKYAAGEVRLTLRQNIVIPFVKEDLVPFFYTELEKLGFVEAGYNKAVDITACPGTDTCNLGIASSTGIADELERVIKAEYPQYLKNDDVVIKISGCMNACGQHNMANIGFQGMSVRTPDKLVAPALQVLLGGGNLGDGHATFADKVVKVPSKRGPEALRRILNDFEANANGKKFVEYYKETGDRYFYDLLNDLQDVTNLTPEDFIDWGTHETYVKEIGVGECAGVVIDLIATLFLESEEKINNAQESFDNKVYSGAIYYAYQSLVNSAKALLLADNAKTNTHAGIIKDFDEMFVASGKINLGVSFADLIYQINKFAPTQEFAAKYIENAKDFLGKVKAFREKDTAAI; via the coding sequence ATGCAAACATTTAGATCAGAAATAGAGAACCCAATTGTAGAGAAGGATATCATTGAATTAGCAAGAAAAATCGAGCTTTTCAACAATGGTAAAATTGATGAGGAAAAATTTAGAAGTCTTCGTTTGGCTCGTGGTGTTTACGGTCAGCGTCAAGAAGGCGTACAAATGATTCGTATTAAGATTCCTTACGGAAAACTTAAAAGTAATCAGTTACGTAGAATTTCTGAGGTTTCTGATGAATATTCTCGTGGTCGTTTACACATCACAACCCGTCAAGATATTCAAATTCACTATGTGGATTTAAATAGAACTCCTGAGCTTTGGGCAGAATTAGAAAAAGATGAAGTTACGGTTCGTGAAGCTTGTGGAAACGTGGTAAGAAACGTTACGGCTTCAGAAACGGCTGGAATCGATGTTAACGAACCTTTCGATGTGTCGCCTTATGCTGAAGCTATTTTTAAATTCTTTTTACGTAACCCAATTTGTCAAGAAATGGGACGTAAATTTAAAGTGTCTTTCTCGTCTACAGACGAAGATACTGGGCTGTCTTACCTACACGATATCGGGTATATCGCTAAAGAGAAGGATGGTGTTCGCGGATTTAAAGTTATGGTAGCTGGTGGACTTGGGTCACAACCACGTCATGCCGATGTGTTGTATGATTTTGTTGAAACCGATAAAATCATTCCAATCATGGAAGGCATTTTAAGAGTTTTCGATCGTTATGGTGAACGTAAAAGTCGTGCTAAAGCCCGTATGAAATTCTTAGTAAAAGATATCGGTTTAGAGGCTTTTAGAGCATTAATTGATGAAGAACAAAATGCGATTGAGTTTAAATCGGTAGCTATTGATGCCGATGCGTATATATCTTCAAAACCAGTTTCGGTTGAAGTGCCTCAGGTAGACATAAAAGACCAAGCGGCTTTCGATTTATGGAAATCTACAAACTTAATTCCGCAAAAGCAGGAAGGGTATGTAGCGATTGGAATTAAAGTGTTATTAGGTGATTTTTATACCGATAAAGCACGATTATTAGCCGATTTAATTGATAAGTATGCTGCTGGTGAAGTGCGTTTAACATTACGTCAAAACATCGTTATTCCTTTTGTTAAGGAAGATTTAGTACCGTTTTTCTACACCGAATTAGAAAAATTAGGATTCGTAGAAGCGGGATATAATAAAGCGGTTGATATTACTGCTTGTCCTGGAACAGATACTTGTAATTTAGGTATTGCAAGTAGTACAGGAATTGCCGATGAATTAGAACGCGTTATTAAAGCAGAGTACCCACAATATCTTAAAAACGACGATGTGGTTATCAAGATTAGTGGATGTATGAATGCTTGTGGACAACATAATATGGCCAATATTGGTTTCCAAGGAATGTCGGTTCGTACGCCAGATAAATTAGTTGCCCCGGCTTTACAAGTATTACTTGGTGGTGGTAATTTAGGAGATGGTCATGCTACTTTTGCAGATAAAGTGGTGAAAGTACCAAGTAAAAGAGGGCCTGAAGCGTTAAGAAGAATCTTAAACGATTTTGAAGCCAATGCCAATGGTAAAAAGTTTGTTGAGTATTACAAGGAAACAGGCGATCGTTATTTCTACGATTTGTTAAATGATTTACAAGATGTAACGAATTTAACTCCAGAAGATTTTATCGATTGGGGAACGCACGAAACATATGTTAAAGAAATTGGTGTTGGAGAATGTGCCGGTGTGGTGATCGATTTAATTGCGACTTTATTTTTAGAAAGTGAAGAAAAAATTAATAATGCTCAAGAGTCATTCGATAATAAAGTGTATTCAGGAGCTATTTATTATGCATACCAGTCTTTAGTTAATTCCGCGAAAGCGTTATTATTAGCCGATAATGCGAAAACAAATACCCATGCAGGTATCATTAAAGATTTTGATGAAATGTTTGTGGCTAGCGGAAAAATTAATTTAGGTGTTTCTTTCGCCGATTTAATATATCAAATCAATAAATTTGCACCAACCCAAGAGTTTGCGGCAAAGTATATTGAAAATGCGAAAGACTTTTTAGGAAAAGTAAAAGCGTTTAGAGAAAAAGATACCGCTGCTATTTAA
- the cobA gene encoding uroporphyrinogen-III C-methyltransferase encodes MSKKTPILTVVGAGPGDEDLITLKAIKAIEAADVILYDALINEALLKYASKDAELIFVGKRKGCYAFQQEQINELIVAKAKEKGHVVRLKGGDPFIFGRGAEEIDFVRQFGLETFVVPGISSSVAAPAYQGIPLTKRGASESFWVITGTTKKHQISSDVALAAKSTATVVILMGMSKLDEIVTIFSAENKQNTAIAIIQNGTREDEKVGIGTIETIQDIVAQKELSSPAIIVIGDVVKERAVLSRIYSEAKEA; translated from the coding sequence ATGAGTAAAAAAACACCTATATTAACTGTTGTAGGCGCTGGCCCAGGTGACGAAGATTTAATTACATTAAAAGCCATAAAAGCTATTGAGGCTGCCGATGTGATTTTATACGATGCCCTTATAAACGAAGCCTTATTAAAATATGCTTCCAAAGATGCAGAGCTTATTTTTGTAGGGAAACGCAAAGGGTGTTATGCGTTTCAACAAGAGCAAATTAACGAATTAATTGTTGCTAAAGCCAAAGAAAAAGGCCATGTAGTACGCTTAAAAGGTGGTGATCCATTTATTTTTGGTCGCGGTGCCGAGGAGATTGATTTTGTGAGACAATTTGGGTTAGAAACCTTTGTTGTTCCTGGGATATCATCATCTGTTGCAGCACCAGCATACCAAGGGATTCCGCTTACAAAACGCGGGGCATCAGAAAGTTTTTGGGTGATTACTGGAACCACGAAAAAACATCAAATTTCTAGCGATGTGGCCTTAGCGGCTAAATCGACTGCAACGGTTGTGATTTTGATGGGGATGAGTAAATTGGATGAAATTGTAACTATTTTTTCAGCTGAAAACAAACAAAATACGGCCATTGCGATTATTCAAAATGGTACACGAGAAGATGAAAAGGTAGGTATTGGTACTATAGAAACCATTCAAGACATTGTTGCTCAAAAAGAGCTTTCTTCTCCAGCCATTATCGTAATTGGTGATGTGGTAAAGGAACGCGCCGTTTTAAGTCGTATTTATTCTGAAGCAAAAGAAGCCTAG
- a CDS encoding precorrin-2 dehydrogenase/sirohydrochlorin ferrochelatase family protein — protein MEERNNLYPIFLKAKSLNILIVGGGYVAEEKLTFLLKSSPDAHVTMVSKMFREETIALAKKGDVTLIKDKYKKKYLKGQHIVVATTDKPKVNIKVHKHCRAKSLLVNVADNPPYCDFYMGGIVTKGNVKVAISTNGKSPTTAKRLRQFFEDVIPENVDDLVKNLNEYRKTIKGDFEQKVEKLNEFTKGLIEK, from the coding sequence ATGGAAGAAAGAAACAACCTGTATCCAATATTCTTAAAAGCTAAAAGTTTAAATATTCTTATTGTTGGTGGTGGTTATGTGGCCGAAGAGAAATTAACTTTTCTGTTAAAATCAAGTCCCGATGCCCATGTGACAATGGTGTCTAAAATGTTTCGCGAAGAAACCATAGCCCTAGCGAAAAAAGGTGATGTTACCTTAATTAAAGATAAGTACAAGAAAAAATATTTAAAAGGTCAACATATTGTTGTTGCAACAACCGATAAGCCTAAAGTAAATATTAAAGTTCATAAACACTGTAGAGCAAAAAGCTTGTTGGTAAACGTAGCCGATAATCCGCCTTATTGCGATTTTTATATGGGTGGTATCGTGACTAAAGGAAATGTGAAAGTTGCGATTTCAACCAATGGAAAGTCGCCAACAACAGCAAAACGTTTACGCCAGTTTTTTGAAGATGTCATCCCCGAAAATGTAGATGATTTAGTGAAGAACTTAAATGAATATAGAAAAACTATAAAAGGTGATTTCGAACAAAAGGTTGAAAAACTTAACGAGTTCACTAAAGGATTAATTGAAAAATAA
- a CDS encoding NAD(P)/FAD-dependent oxidoreductase gives MIKTDIIIIGAGPTGLFTVFEAGLLKLKCHLIDALPQPGGQCSELYPKKPIYDIPGFPEILAGDLTKNLLEQGKQFEPGFTLGERADTVEKQEDGTFIVTTNKGTQHQAPVVAIASGLGSFEPRKPQLENLAKFEDKGVEYMIKEPEMYRDKNVVIAGGGDSALDWSIYLADVAKSVTLIHRRNEFRGHLDSVEKVQELKDAGKINLITPAEVTDILGDDKVTGLEITKNGEDPFTLETDHFIPLFGLSPKLGPIANWGLEIEKNAIKVNNALDYQTNIPGLFAIGDGNYYPGKLKLILCGFHEATIMCQAAYKIIHPGKKNVLKYTTVSGVNGFDGSRKEAPKAVVQAIN, from the coding sequence ATGATTAAAACAGATATAATAATAATTGGCGCGGGGCCAACAGGACTATTTACAGTATTCGAAGCTGGATTATTAAAATTGAAATGTCATTTAATAGATGCATTACCTCAACCAGGAGGGCAATGCTCAGAATTATATCCAAAAAAACCGATTTATGATATTCCTGGTTTCCCAGAAATTTTAGCCGGAGATTTAACAAAGAATTTGTTAGAGCAAGGGAAACAGTTTGAGCCAGGGTTCACTTTAGGTGAACGTGCTGATACGGTTGAAAAACAAGAAGACGGTACTTTTATTGTAACTACCAATAAAGGAACACAACACCAAGCGCCAGTTGTTGCTATAGCAAGTGGTTTGGGTAGTTTTGAACCTCGAAAACCACAACTTGAAAATTTGGCTAAGTTTGAAGATAAGGGTGTTGAATATATGATTAAAGAACCAGAGATGTATCGTGATAAAAACGTAGTCATAGCTGGTGGAGGAGATTCTGCTTTAGACTGGTCTATATATTTGGCTGATGTCGCTAAAAGTGTGACACTTATTCATAGACGTAATGAATTTAGAGGCCATTTAGATTCTGTTGAAAAAGTACAAGAGTTAAAAGATGCCGGGAAAATTAACCTTATTACCCCTGCAGAGGTAACCGATATTTTAGGAGATGATAAAGTTACAGGTCTTGAAATAACTAAAAATGGCGAAGATCCTTTTACATTAGAAACAGATCATTTTATACCTTTATTTGGACTTTCACCTAAATTAGGACCAATTGCTAATTGGGGGTTAGAGATTGAGAAAAATGCAATTAAAGTTAATAATGCATTAGATTATCAAACTAACATTCCAGGACTGTTTGCTATTGGAGATGGTAATTATTATCCTGGTAAATTAAAATTAATACTATGTGGTTTTCATGAAGCTACTATCATGTGCCAAGCAGCCTATAAAATAATACACCCAGGAAAGAAAAATGTTTTAAAATATACTACAGTCTCTGGTGTAAATGGTTTTGATGGTTCTCGTAAAGAGGCTCCAAAAGCAGTTGTTCAAGCTATTAATTAA
- the epsC gene encoding serine O-acetyltransferase EpsC: MKSYNVCLKDTAKTFTKRLFYSLFDCEQEKAHEDYLKRKFLKILSKLEIDNGKEIWKQFKAELPEIRKKLDLDAIAFESNDPASHSLAEIYLAYPGFYAISVYRLSHALYKLGVHILPRMMSEYIHGITGVDIHPGATIGKSFYIDHGTGIVIGETSIIGENVKIYQGVTLGGISVAKSLASTKRHPTIEDNVCIYANATILGGDIVIGENSIIGANVWITESVPKNSLVTYQTEIKIRPRKNGI, translated from the coding sequence ATGAAAAGTTACAACGTTTGCCTTAAAGACACCGCAAAAACATTTACTAAAAGACTGTTTTACTCTTTGTTTGATTGTGAGCAAGAAAAAGCTCATGAGGATTACTTGAAGAGAAAATTTTTAAAAATTCTGTCCAAATTAGAAATAGATAATGGTAAGGAAATTTGGAAACAGTTTAAAGCAGAACTTCCTGAAATTAGAAAAAAATTAGATTTAGATGCTATTGCTTTTGAAAGTAATGACCCTGCATCTCATTCATTAGCCGAAATTTATTTGGCTTACCCTGGGTTTTATGCCATTTCAGTTTATAGATTAAGTCATGCCCTTTATAAGTTAGGAGTGCATATTTTACCTCGAATGATGAGTGAATATATTCATGGCATTACAGGCGTAGATATTCATCCAGGAGCTACCATTGGTAAATCGTTTTATATAGATCATGGTACAGGTATTGTTATTGGTGAAACATCTATTATTGGCGAAAATGTTAAAATATATCAAGGTGTAACCTTAGGAGGGATTTCTGTAGCTAAAAGTTTAGCTTCCACAAAAAGGCATCCTACTATCGAGGATAATGTTTGTATTTATGCAAATGCAACCATTTTGGGGGGCGATATTGTAATTGGTGAAAATAGTATCATTGGTGCGAATGTTTGGATTACAGAATCAGTTCCTAAAAACTCGTTGGTAACTTATCAAACTGAAATAAAAATTAGACCTAGGAAGAATGGAATATAA